One window from the genome of Clupea harengus unplaced genomic scaffold, Ch_v2.0.2, whole genome shotgun sequence encodes:
- the LOC122130482 gene encoding growth arrest-specific protein 2-like has translation MSVPVSPLSPLSPLSSPRHPPAPDLSCLQAYSEWLASRHSASLLPMKEDLALWLNRTLGVAVTADDLMDRLETGVLLCQLAEELQERMILGSNGKPFLRRVIHWRDGAAPGSFFARDNTANFLHWCRKIGVEEPYLFESEDLVLKRQPKEICLCLLQVGRIASRYGVEPPGLVKLEREFEREEASPTPPYPSPSPSPPPPRTPTSQPAPSPPSPLPAPAPTRAPPPQTHTRKTPTKKSTENMLDDLVKQITEDPPCSCSTRFCVEKQPKGRYRVGDKVLYVRMLNDKHAMVRVGGGWETFACYLQKHDPCRLSPIIRPGIKLSGRTNGSSRGNCSSRGNCSSRGNGRGKSSSSSSSSSKSPRIKEISPDSYLVVGTNSARLKK, from the exons ATGAGTGTTCCAGTGAGCCCCTTGAGCCCCCTGAGCCCCCTGTCGTCCCCGcgccacccccccgcccccgacCTGTCCTGCCTGCAGGCCTACAGCGAGTGGCTGGCCTCTCGCCACAGCGCCAGCCTCCTGCCCATGAAGGAGGACCTGGCCCTCTGGCTCAACCGCACGctgg GTGTTGCCGTGACGGCGGATGATTTGATGGACAGGCTGGAGACGGGCGTTCTGCTGTGTCAGCTGGCCGAGGAGCTACAGGAGAGGATGATCCTGGGCAGCAACGGGaag cccTTTCTCCGGCGGGTCATTCACTGGCGTGATGGTGCTGCACCCGGCTCCTTCTTCGCTCGAGACAACACCGCCAACTTCTTGCACTGGTGCCGCAAGATCGGAGTGGAGGAACCCTACCTGTTTGAGTCAGAGGACCTgg ttcTGAAGAGGCAGCCCAAGgaaatctgtctgtgtctgctgcagGTGGGCAGGATTGCCTCCAG ATACGGCGTGGAGCCTCCGGGCCTGGTGAAGCTGGAGAGGGAGTtcgagagggaggagg CGTCCCCCACGCCTCCGTATccctcccccagcccctcccCGCCACCACCCCGAACCCCCAC CTCCCAGCctgccccctcacccccctctccactccccgcTCCCGCCCCCACCCGCGCCcccccaccacagacacacacccgcaAGACCCCCACCAAGAAGAGCACTGAAAACATGCTGGATGATCTG GTCAAGCAGATCACGGAAGACCCGCCTTGCAGCTGTTCCACCCGGTTCTGTGTGGAGAAACAGCCCAAGGGCCGGTACCGGGTTGGGGACAAGGTTCTATACGTGCGG atgtTGAATGACAAACATGCTATGGTGCGTGTGGGGGGAGGCTGGGAGACGTTTGCGTGTTACCTGCAGAAGCATGACCCGTGTCGCCTCTCCCCCATCATCCGCCCCGGGATCAAACTCTCAGGCAGGACCAACGGCAGTAGCCGCGGTAACTGCAGTAGCCGTGGTAACTGCAGTAGCCGCGGTAACGGCAGAggcaaaagcagcagcagcagcagcagcagcagcaagtcCCCTCGTATCAAAGAGATCTCGCCAGACAGCTACCTGGTGGTTGGCACCAACTCCGCCCGCCTCAAGAAGTAA